Proteins co-encoded in one Arachis hypogaea cultivar Tifrunner chromosome 13, arahy.Tifrunner.gnm2.J5K5, whole genome shotgun sequence genomic window:
- the LOC112738083 gene encoding uncharacterized protein produces the protein MSALFNFHSFLTVILLGICACTYFKMQFPAVLEQRTGFRGFFWKAARIGERLSPWVSVGCFMMGVSIIFF, from the exons ATG TCCGCGCTATTCAATTTCCATTCGTTCCTTACTGTGATACTACTTGGAATATGTGCCTGCACTTACTTCAAGATGCAGTTTCCAGCAGTCCTTGAACAAAGAACTGG ATTTCGTGGGTTCTTTTGGAAGGCGGCAAGAATAG GGGAACGATTAAGCCCGTGGGTATCCGTAGGTTGCTTTATGATGGGTGTTTCAATAATCTTCTTCTGA